One genomic window of Ictalurus punctatus breed USDA103 chromosome 23, Coco_2.0, whole genome shotgun sequence includes the following:
- the cndp1 gene encoding beta-Ala-His dipeptidase codes for MRCVCVCVVVLVALGVRVNSFKFKELMDYVDKHQEEYVQTLRDWVSIESDSSDVTKRAELQRMMGVVEEKLRMMKGNVDVMDVGTQRLADGSIIPLPKVVTAEFGDDVNKHTVCVYGHVDIQPARREDGWATDPYNLTEIKGNLYGRGASDNKGPVLAWIHAVEAYKALDIELPVNVKFLIEGMEETGSNGLDALVEAQKDKFFSDVDYIIISDCIWKSTRPALTYGTRGNCYFSAQVEGPKQDLHSGVDGGAVIEPMTDLIGILDTLISASGQILIPGVADAVTNFTEEERKLYEQVGFNLETYKSTIGVDRLMYDNKVDLLAHLWRFPTVSIHGIEGAFSSPGTKTVIPAKVTAKFSIRQVPNMEPAVVEKQVTDHLHAVFERRKSPNKLKVNMIIGAKPWIADPKHALYEAGKRAVKRVFHVEPEMIREGGTIPIARTFQDVTEKYIIMLPIGGFDDGLHSQNEKISRYNYIEGTKLFITYLQEVSLIKEN; via the exons atgaggtgtgtgtgtgtgtgtgttgtggtgttggTGGCGTTAGGAGTGAGAGTTAACTCATTCAAATTTAAAGAGCTGATGGACTACGTGGATAAACACCAGGAGGAGTATGTACAG acccTGAGAGACTGGGTGTCTATAGAAAGTGATTCCAGTGACGTCACTAAGAGGGCGGAGCTACAGCGTATGATGGGCGTGGTGGAGGAGAAGTTGCGCATGATGAAGGGGAACGTGGACGTGATGGACGTCGGAACTCAGAGG CTGGCCGACGGCAGCATCATTCCGTTACCTAAAGTGGTGACGGCGGAGTTCGGTGATGATGTGAATAAacacacggtgtgtgtgtacggaCACGTGGACATCCAGCCGGCCAGGAGAGAGGACGGGTGGGCCACAGACCCCTACAACCTCACCGAGATTAAAG GAAACCTGTACGGCAGAGGAGCATCGGATAATAAAGGTCCAGTTCTGGCCTGGATTCATGCAGTGGAGGCGTATAAAGCTCTGGACATT GAGCTGCCGGTGAATGTGAAGTTCCTGATTGAGGGGATGGAGGAGACGGGTTCTAACGGGCTGGACGCTCTAGTGGAGGCTCAGAAAGACAAGTTTTTCTCTGATGTGGATTATATCATTATTTCCGACTGCATCTGGAAGAGCACTCGTCCTGCTCTCACCTACGGCACGCGGGGGAACTGCTACTTCTCCGCTCAG gtggAGGGGCCGAAGCAGGATTTACACTCCGGAGTGGACGGAGGAGCCGTGATCGAACCCATGACCGACCTGATCGGAATTCTAG ACACGCTGATCAGTGCGAGCGGTCAGATCCTGATCCCCGGTGTTGCAGACGCAGTCACAAACTTcacagaggaggagaggaagctATACGAGCAGGTCGGCTTCAACTTGGAGACTTACAAGAGCACCATCGGTGTAGATCGACTCATGTACGACAATAAG GTCGACCTTCTGGCTCATCTGTGGCGTTTCCCCACCGTGTCCATCCACGGCATCGAGGGCGCATTCTCCAGCCCCGGAACCAAAACCGTCATCCCCGCTAAAGTCACGGCCAAGTTCTCCATCCGCCAGGTTCCCAACATGGAGCCTGCAGTGGTGGAGAAACAG GTAACGGATCACCTGCACGCCGTGTTTGAGCGGAGGAAGAGTCCCAATAAGCTCAAGGTCAACATGATTATCGGAGCAAAGCCGTGGATAGCCGACCCCAAACACGCGCTGTACGAGGCCGGGAAGAGAGCAGTGAAGAGAG TGTTTCATGTGGAACCGGAGATGATCCGAGAGGGAGGGACAATTCCCATCGCTCGCACTTTCCAGGACGTGACAGAGAAATACATCATCATGCTGCCCATCGGAGGCTTCGACGATGGCCTGCACTCTCAGAACGAGAAAATCAGCAG GTATAACTACATCGAGGGAACGAAGCTGTTCATCACCTACCTGCAGGAGGTCTCTCTCATTAAGGAGAACTGA